The window GGCGATGGTCTCCGGCGCCTACACCGCCCGGGTGCTGGACGCCGGTGTGGACTCCGGGCGCCCCTACCTGGCCATGGAGCTGCTGGACGGCCGCCCGCTCGACGTCCATCTGCGCGAGCAGGGGCCGATCCGCTCCCCGGAGGCGCTGCGGGCCCTCGCGCTCGCGCTGGCCGTCGCGCTGCGCGGGGTGCACCGACTGGGGCTGGTGCACCGGGACCTCAAGCCCGCCAACATCATGCTGACGACGGCGGGGCCGCGGCTGCTCGACTTCGGCATCGCGGCGATCGTCGACGGCACCCGGCTGACCCGCACCGGCGGCGGCCCGGGGACGCTGACCTACATGGCGCCCGAACAGTTCGGCGACGGGCCGGTCGGCCCGGCGGCGGACGTCTGGGCCTGGGCCTGCTGCGTGGTGTGCGCGGCCCACGGGGGGAGTCCGTTCGCGGCCGCCAGCACGGGGGCGGTGATCCGCCGGATCGTCGACACCGGCCCGGAGCCGACGGCTCTGGCAGCCCTCGCCGCGCTCGACCCGGCGCTCGCGGCGGTGGTCGGCCGGGCGCTGACCGCGGACCCGCAGACCCGCCCCGGCGACGGTGGCGCACTGCTGGACCTGCTGACGACGCGCCACGGCCCGGGCAGCACCGAGCCCGACGCGGGCGCGCTGCGCGAGGAGATCACCCACGGCTGGCGCACCCTCGCCCTCCGGGCGGACCAGGACTTCCCCCGACAGTGACCGCCTCCCCGGTGCCGGAGCGGTAGCCGGAGTCCGCTCCGGTACCGGAGAAGACCAGGGCCCCGGCTCGGGCCGCCGAAAGGCTGACGGTCCTTGCCGTCCTACCCACGGCGGCGCACCGTCCGGCACACGGTGGCCGGCCGTCCGGCCGCGGGCTCGGGGCCCTCCCACAGGGCGAAGGGCCGGTACCCCAACGCCTGACCGACGACCTCGGGAGCCGTCGGCTGCCTTCCCTCGGGCCAGAAGATCAAGTCGCTGCCGTAGCCGCTCGGACAGCCGAGGGCCTTGCCCAACGCCACCAGCACCCCGCACGGCTCGGCATCGTCGGCACAGTCCGCGTCCATGATCCTCCGCACCCACGCAACGGCCGCTTCACGAGCCGTCTCCGTCACAGCCACTCCTTCCAAAGGGGGCCGAGCCCGGCGCGTCACCTGATCGGCCGGAAAGCTCCAGGGCGCCGGGCCGCTCCCACGGCCTCGCCGGTCCCCGCCCGAAGCGTGCCGCAGCGAGTGAAGGCCTGCGCCGGGCAGGCTCACCTGCTGGGGGCCTCGACGTGCACCCGCTCGGCCTCCCCGGAGGGCCGGCCGCGCGGGTGCACGTCGACGAGTGTCGGGGGCCGCCAGCCCGCGTACCCCTTCTCCGGCCGGTCGGGTGCCGCGGTGCTCGCCGGGCGCCCCGCCCCGTCGCGGCGCAGGATGGAGATCCCGGGTGCCCGACGACGGCACCGGC of the Kitasatospora sp. NBC_01246 genome contains:
- a CDS encoding e9imm peptide, translated to MDADCADDAEPCGVLVALGKALGCPSGYGSDLIFWPEGRQPTAPEVVGQALGYRPFALWEGPEPAAGRPATVCRTVRRRG